One window from the genome of Malus domestica chromosome 01, GDT2T_hap1 encodes:
- the LOC103422268 gene encoding serine/threonine-protein kinase ATG1a-like isoform X1: protein MDHGDPNQSRLIGDYILGPKVGSGSFAVVWRSRHRQLGTEVAVKEIDKKPLSPKVSDNVLKEISILSTINHPNIIRLFEAIQTEDRIFLVLEYCDGGDLADYIRRHGKVSETVARHFMRQLAAGLQVLQEKHLIHRDLKPQNLLLSTTVEDTPHLKIGDFGFARSLIGGLADTLCGSPLYMAPEIIQNQKYDAKADLWSVGAILFQLVTGKPPFDGNNQLQLFQNILTSTELRFPEGALEELHPDCVDLCRSLLRLNPVERLSFTEFFNHKFLRDSRYQVDIGHPSVLPPLQSTVEQPSSSVSDNILQMHFWQTTNSSITRDPKSQDQLRVSDSMESIEKDYVMVNSFSHYLESSLPLHSTTGASLSASKQKDRDKTVIVKTEEQVASSVGAESSQTSGSAKLPASCESTLLLEVQGLSILHPSTRLHLLHQYAQVLADLSQEKYNAGLFLDSFSVQLLVLAIWKKSIQICSTWLASSKEDKSPKGSSANESLQGGAASSTNASENVDFSQPSSVLMWAEQGFIVAVDRAEKLSYHIQEMDAGAAELPDAMEIIYQKALKVGTSGAVDEYMENKGSAEALYSKAMLLLSFIAGEATSLPLTPPFSLTPANKKRIQQYILNLESRRVNFLKSQPAPVQTRGSSAK from the exons ATGGATCACGGCGACCCCAACCAGTCCCGCCTCATCGGAGACTACATACTGGGCCCCAAAGTCGGGTCGGGTTCCTTCGCGGTTGTTTGGCGCTCACGGCACCGACAACTCGGTACTGAAGTTGCCGTCAAAGAAATCGACAAGAAGCCGCTCAGCCCAAAAGTCAGCGACAACGTACTCAAAGAAATATCCATTCTCAGCACCATCAACCACCCCAACATCATTCGCCTTTTCGAGGCCATCCAg ACCGAGGACAGAATCTTCCTTGTGCTGGAGTACTGTGACGGCGGCGACCTGGCGGATTATATTCGCCGACATGGGAAGGTTTCAGAAACTGTTGCCAGGCACTTTATGAGGCAATtgg CTGCAGGACTGCAAGTGCTTCAAGAAAAGCACCTTATTCATAGGGATTTAAAACCGCAG AACTTACTCTTGTCAACGACAGTTGAAGATACCCCACATTTGAAGATTGGGGATTTTGGCTTTGCAAG ATCCCTCATTGGGGGCTTGGCTGACACACTATGTGGTTCACCACTGTACATGGCTCCAGAGATTATTCAGAACCAAAAGTATGATGCAAAG GCCGATTTGTGGAGTGTTGGAGCAATTTTGTTTCAGCTGGTGACTGGGAAGCCACCATTTGATGGGAATAATCAATTACAG CTTTTCCAAAATATTCTGACATCGACTGAGCTGAGGTTTCCAGAAGGTGCTTTGGAAGAATTGCATCCAGATTGTGTAGATCTCTGCAGAAGCCTGTTACGTCTAAATCCAG TTGAGCGACTATCATTTACGGAGTTCTTCAATCACAAATTCCTCAGAGATTCTAG GTATCAAGTGGATATTGGTCACCCTTCAGTGCTTCCACCACTTCAATCAACGGTCGAACAGCCTAGTTCTTCTGTCTCCGACAATATATTGCAAATGCATTTCTGGCAAACTACCAACTCATCTATTACCCGAGATCCAAAGTCGCAGGATCAGCTTCGAG TTTCTGATTCAATGGAGTCCATCGAGAAGGACTATGTTATGGTCAATTCTTTCTCTCATTACCTTGAATCTTCCCTGCCACTTCATTCCACAACTGGAGCTTCTCTCAGTGCTTCAAAGCAGAAAGATCGTGATAAAACAGTTATAGTGAAAACCGAGGAGCAGGTAGCTAGTTCTGTGGGTGCAGAAAGTTCACAAACTAGTGGATCAGCTAAATTACCAGCATCTTGTGAATCAACACTGTTACTAGAAGTGCAAGGACTATCTATACTGCATCCTTCTACTAGGCTCCATCTTTTACATCAGTATGCTCAGGTTCTTGCAGACCTGTCGCAGGAAAAG TACAATGCAGGACTATTTCTAGACTCGTTTTCGGTTCAACTTCTTGTTTTGGCCATATGGAAGAAATCTATTCAAATTTGCAGCACTTGGCTGGCATCATCTAAAGAGGATAAATCACCTAAAGGTAGCTCAGCTAATGAATCCTTGCAGGGAGGTGCAGCTTCATCAACAAACGCCTCAGAAAATGTAGATTTTAGCCAGCCTTCATCTGTTTTGATGTGGGCAGAGCAAGGTTTCATTGTTGCTGTTGATCGAGCAGAGAAGCTATCCTATCATATCCAAGAAATGGATG CAGGTGCTGCTGAATTGCCGGATGCCATGGAAATTATTTACCAAAAAGCGCTCAAAGTTGGCACAAGTGGTGCT GTAGACGAGTACATGGAGAACAAAGGCAGTGCTGAAGCATTGTACTCCAAGGCTATGCTTCTCCTTTCTTTTATTGCAGGAGAAGCAACGTCTCTGCCACTAACACCTCCGTTTTCCTTAACTCCTGCCAACAAGAAGCGAATCCAACAATATATTCTGAACTTGGAGTCCCGTCGGGTCAACTTTCTGAAATCACAGCCTGCTCCTGTGCAAACCCGCGGCTCCTCGGCAAAGTAA
- the LOC103422268 gene encoding serine/threonine-protein kinase ATG1a-like isoform X2, with translation MDHGDPNQSRLIGDYILGPKVGSGSFAVVWRSRHRQLGTEVAVKEIDKKPLSPKVSDNVLKEISILSTINHPNIIRLFEAIQTEDRIFLVLEYCDGGDLADYIRRHGKVSETVARHFMRQLAAGLQVLQEKHLIHRDLKPQNLLLSTTVEDTPHLKIGDFGFARSLIGGLADTLCGSPLYMAPEIIQNQKYDAKADLWSVGAILFQLVTGKPPFDGNNQLQLFQNILTSTELRFPEGALEELHPDCVDLCRSLLRLNPVERLSFTEFFNHKFLRDSRYQVDIGHPSVLPPLQSTVEQPSSSVSDNILQMHFWQTTNSSITRDPKSQDQLRVSDSMESIEKDYVMVNSFSHYLESSLPLHSTTGASLSASKQKDRDKTVIVKTEEQVASSVGAESSQTSGSAKLPASCESTLLLEVQGLSILHPSTRLHLLHQYAQVLADLSQEKYNAGLFLDSFSVQLLVLAIWKKSIQICSTWLASSKEDKSPKGSSANESLQGGAASSTNASENVDFSQPSSVLMWAEQGFIVAVDRAEKLSYHIQEMDGAAELPDAMEIIYQKALKVGTSGAVDEYMENKGSAEALYSKAMLLLSFIAGEATSLPLTPPFSLTPANKKRIQQYILNLESRRVNFLKSQPAPVQTRGSSAK, from the exons ATGGATCACGGCGACCCCAACCAGTCCCGCCTCATCGGAGACTACATACTGGGCCCCAAAGTCGGGTCGGGTTCCTTCGCGGTTGTTTGGCGCTCACGGCACCGACAACTCGGTACTGAAGTTGCCGTCAAAGAAATCGACAAGAAGCCGCTCAGCCCAAAAGTCAGCGACAACGTACTCAAAGAAATATCCATTCTCAGCACCATCAACCACCCCAACATCATTCGCCTTTTCGAGGCCATCCAg ACCGAGGACAGAATCTTCCTTGTGCTGGAGTACTGTGACGGCGGCGACCTGGCGGATTATATTCGCCGACATGGGAAGGTTTCAGAAACTGTTGCCAGGCACTTTATGAGGCAATtgg CTGCAGGACTGCAAGTGCTTCAAGAAAAGCACCTTATTCATAGGGATTTAAAACCGCAG AACTTACTCTTGTCAACGACAGTTGAAGATACCCCACATTTGAAGATTGGGGATTTTGGCTTTGCAAG ATCCCTCATTGGGGGCTTGGCTGACACACTATGTGGTTCACCACTGTACATGGCTCCAGAGATTATTCAGAACCAAAAGTATGATGCAAAG GCCGATTTGTGGAGTGTTGGAGCAATTTTGTTTCAGCTGGTGACTGGGAAGCCACCATTTGATGGGAATAATCAATTACAG CTTTTCCAAAATATTCTGACATCGACTGAGCTGAGGTTTCCAGAAGGTGCTTTGGAAGAATTGCATCCAGATTGTGTAGATCTCTGCAGAAGCCTGTTACGTCTAAATCCAG TTGAGCGACTATCATTTACGGAGTTCTTCAATCACAAATTCCTCAGAGATTCTAG GTATCAAGTGGATATTGGTCACCCTTCAGTGCTTCCACCACTTCAATCAACGGTCGAACAGCCTAGTTCTTCTGTCTCCGACAATATATTGCAAATGCATTTCTGGCAAACTACCAACTCATCTATTACCCGAGATCCAAAGTCGCAGGATCAGCTTCGAG TTTCTGATTCAATGGAGTCCATCGAGAAGGACTATGTTATGGTCAATTCTTTCTCTCATTACCTTGAATCTTCCCTGCCACTTCATTCCACAACTGGAGCTTCTCTCAGTGCTTCAAAGCAGAAAGATCGTGATAAAACAGTTATAGTGAAAACCGAGGAGCAGGTAGCTAGTTCTGTGGGTGCAGAAAGTTCACAAACTAGTGGATCAGCTAAATTACCAGCATCTTGTGAATCAACACTGTTACTAGAAGTGCAAGGACTATCTATACTGCATCCTTCTACTAGGCTCCATCTTTTACATCAGTATGCTCAGGTTCTTGCAGACCTGTCGCAGGAAAAG TACAATGCAGGACTATTTCTAGACTCGTTTTCGGTTCAACTTCTTGTTTTGGCCATATGGAAGAAATCTATTCAAATTTGCAGCACTTGGCTGGCATCATCTAAAGAGGATAAATCACCTAAAGGTAGCTCAGCTAATGAATCCTTGCAGGGAGGTGCAGCTTCATCAACAAACGCCTCAGAAAATGTAGATTTTAGCCAGCCTTCATCTGTTTTGATGTGGGCAGAGCAAGGTTTCATTGTTGCTGTTGATCGAGCAGAGAAGCTATCCTATCATATCCAAGAAATGGATG GTGCTGCTGAATTGCCGGATGCCATGGAAATTATTTACCAAAAAGCGCTCAAAGTTGGCACAAGTGGTGCT GTAGACGAGTACATGGAGAACAAAGGCAGTGCTGAAGCATTGTACTCCAAGGCTATGCTTCTCCTTTCTTTTATTGCAGGAGAAGCAACGTCTCTGCCACTAACACCTCCGTTTTCCTTAACTCCTGCCAACAAGAAGCGAATCCAACAATATATTCTGAACTTGGAGTCCCGTCGGGTCAACTTTCTGAAATCACAGCCTGCTCCTGTGCAAACCCGCGGCTCCTCGGCAAAGTAA
- the LOC103424936 gene encoding probably inactive receptor-like protein kinase At2g46850, with protein MLPLFLPSFLLLGLLNSLPFSHSLHDQQQNLEQPNSLPDQLCHEKCGQLQLPFPFHLNKSCSSVSDAFHLSCQNSTTLFLNIGSESYRVLEFFSDGLLVDFPGFSSCSQYNDLNSFDFLGNDHLGVAVENVVGLYDCEDSSLCKTDCETNDLPGCDGNDNGSPACCYPLSDHSVWHLGDKFSVFAKFGCRGFSSWVVERGSNLGKRGIKLEWAVPKNSSKGVCDSNAYITNATVVEGGVRCMCPDGFLGDGFAAGAGCLKSCIKDRKEAYGNDCLKEKHGGRKLVIFGGVLAPVFIIASSIALLYILKRPAKPGTFDPAQKVHFHNTISFRKASRMRLFTYHELEEATKGFEEDQKLAHGNNGTIFAGVLGDGSHIAVHKVECEKEKDLIQVLSQIEVLSAVLHQNIARLIGCCIDLAYTPLLVYEHPANGTLEDHLHQNGGQNVALDWYKRLNIAAETASVLALLQYEISPPIFHCDLKSACIFIDDNFSSKVAGFALLNSSPGDCSQSHNHEGSHFQQNDVYAFGIMLFEMIAGSNCLDLPAVALQKIRSGKVEEIVDPLLYYHEQPSHMREQIEVVADLAMRCLLFGGDGKLGMYDVVHELVHIRRDSSDGGSKRGPGLEETFSNSSLLQMISMSPDSKYVP; from the exons ATGTTACCTCTATTTCTACCTTCCTTTCTCCTCCTTGGACTCCTTAATTCCTTACCATTTTCTCATTCCCTCCATGATCAGCAACAAAATCTAGAGCAACCCAATTCACTTCCCGACCAGCTTTGCCATGAAAAATGTGGACAACTTCAACTACCCTTCCCATTTCACTTGAACAAGTCTTGCAGTTCAGTCTCTGATGCTTTCCACCTCTCTTGCCAAAACTCAACAACCCTTTTCCTCAACATTGGTTCCGAAAGCTACCGCGTGCTAGAATTCTTCTCAGATGGTCTACTAGTGGACTTTCCGGGCTTCTCTTCGTGCAGCCAGTACAACGACTTGAACTCCTTCGATTTCTTGGGAAATGATCATTTAGGAGTCGCAGTTGAAAACGTGGTTGGCTTGTACGATTGTGAGGACTCTTCTTTGTGCAAGACAGATTGTGAAACAAATGACTTGCCTGGTTGTGATGGCAATGATAATGGCTCTCCTGCTTGCTGCTACCCCCTCTCTGATCATAGCGTGTGGCATCTCGGTGACAAGTTTTCGGTTTTTGCCAAGTTTGGATGCAGGGGGTTTTCCAGTTGGGTTGTGGAAAGAGGGTCTAACTTGGGGAAGAGAGGGATAAAATTGGAATGGGCAGTGCCAAAGAACTCATCCAAGGGAGTTTGTGATAGCAATGCTTATATTACTAATGCAACAGTGGTTGAAGGAGGGGTGAGATGCATGTGTCCAGATGGGTTCCTTGGTGATGGCTTTGCAGCTGGTGCAGGATGCTTGAAAT CATGCATCAAGGACAGAAAGGAAGCATATGGCAATGATTGCTTAAAGGAAAAGCATGGTGGCCGGAAACTTGTAATTTTCGGTG GAGTTCTAGCTCCAGTTTTCATCATAGCCTCCTCGATTGCACTTTTGTATATACTAAAGCGGCCTGCTAAGCCTGGGACATTTGATCCTGCTCAGAAAGTCCATTTTCACAACACAATATCATTCCGAAAAGCTAGTAGGATGCGGCTATTCACTTACCATGAGCTAGAGGAAGCTACGAAAGGGTTTGAGGAGGATCAGAAACTTGCACATGGCAACAATGGCACAATCTTTGCTGGGGTTCTTGGTGATGGATCGCACATTGCAGTGCACAAGGTGGAAtgtgaaaaggaaaaagacCTAATTCAAGTCCTATCACAAATTGAGGTTTTATCTGCAGTTTTGCACCAAAATATTGCGCGACTCATTGGATGCTGCATTGACTTGGCCTACACTCCACTGCTGGTATATGAACATCCTGCGAATGGTACCCTCGAGGATCATTTGCATCAAAATGGAGGACAAAATGTTGCTCTTGACTGGTACAAGAGGCTGAACATTGCCGCTGAAACAGCAAGTGTTCTTGCCCTTTTGCAATACGAAATTTCTCCTCCCATTTTCCACTGTGATCTCAAATCTGCCTGCATCTTCATTGACGACAACTTTTCTAGCAAAGTTGCCGGATTTGCGCTACTGAATTCCAGTCCTGGAGATTGTTCTCAGTCACACAATCACGAAGGTTCGCACTTTCAGCAAAATGATGTTTATGCCTTTGGTATCATGCTATTTGAGATGATTGCAGGCTCAAATTGCTTGGACTTGCCGGCGGTAGCTCTGCAAAAGATAAGGAGTGGGAAGGTGGAAGAGATTGTGGATCCACTTCTCTACTATCACGAGCAACCTTCACACATGCGTGAGCAGATAGAGGTGGTTGCAGACCTTGCCATGAGGTGCTTGTTGTTTGGTGGAGATGGGAAGCTGGGAATGTATGACGTTGTGCATGAATTAGTACATATTAGAAGAGACAGCAGTGATGGAGGGAGCAAGAGAGGGCCTGGACTAGAGGAAACATTTTCAAACTCGAGCCTGCTTCAGATGATTTCGATGTCTCCTGATTCGAAATATGTGCCTTGA